Below is a genomic region from Desulfovibrio intestinalis.
ACAAGGCTACCTGGGCGTATGATGTGGTAAAGCGATACTATATCTAAGCTGTGTGCAAGCGGAGGTGTCAGAGCGGGATCCGCAGTTGGGAGCGAGTATGATTGCCCCGTTGGCGATACTTTGCTGGTTTTGTGGGATCCTTTGAAAATGTTCAAGCTTTGCCCCCATGCCACGAATTCATCGTAGGAAACGCCCTGCTTGACCACCTGTTCCATCAGCCACGTGGGACGCTCAACGGTATCAAGCCATACCGATTTATGCAGCAGTTCTTCCTCGGCATCTGTGATGCCTTCCACATGGCCTATTAGGTCACGACCTGGCTGGGAATGCAGAAGAAAGCCAGAGTAGATACGGAAACTCTTAGCCTGTGCACCCGCACTGTAATCCTTGTACAATTTGACCAGCGCCATGCATTTTTTTGTCGGAGCATGGATAAACACAACCTCATGACCATAAAAATAATTCCAGGGAAGCACGGAAAGGTCAGTGCCCAAATGGGCCGTCACAATGAATTTTTCGGGGTCGTAACCTCGCGCTTCGCCAAGCATACGCTCAAGGGCAAGGGCTGTGCGCATGTCTTGGCAAAAAATAATTTTGGCAAACTGGTGCTTGTCCATGAGGTGCTGATTGAGGAAGTGGGCTGTCGGCTTGTATTTTCCCACGCAAAGAACCCCATGACCAACCGTGGCAGGCAGACAGAAATCACTTCCATTCAACTGATAGCGCAGGATGGCTCCGATTCTCTGCCCGGCATTGCCGTAGATGTACCTTGTCTCCATCAACTCAGCGCAAGCCGATCCAGTCGGAAGCCCAGGCAGATGAAGAGTGTCTGGCACGTCTTCGATTGGCCGCGATCCACCATTCAATTCAACAGCGTGTCTATCACTGGAAAGCTTAGAAAGGTTATCAAAGCTCATGCTCAGGATATTGGCCAGAGTCGCCAAGGCGTCCATGTGGGACAAGCTATAAACAATGCCAAGCAGCTTCGCCCATGTCCTGCCTGTGGTTCTGCCGTGGTTAAGGGCCCACCTCAGTTCGTTATCTGGCCCAAGCTCGCCAGAAACCGTCATGCTCTCACGGCCATGGCTTTCCTTGATATTCAAAAGCGCATGAAGATTGGCATTGCTGCCGGAAGCGAACTGGCAAGATGCCTCCCGCTCAAGAAGAGCTTCAAAAACAGCTGCCTTGATCAGGTCGTCATCCGGGGCATAGGTATTCGTGACATTAGACATACTGAACGCCCTGTTAAAGGCAGAAGAGAACGAATCCTTTCCTGCCAGGGCAATGCCCTTTTCAGTTGTATGGGCCTGCTTGCGAGCAGGCCAATTGTCGATGAATCTTTCCAAATACGCGCGAGTGTAAGGCGCCGGAGTAAGTGAGGCTGGATAGCCGTGGCAACAACGGCTTGAAGGCGCAACCCTTGCCGTAGTATCAATAGTCATTTTGGGCACTGAGGCAGGAACATTGTAGTGGCAATCGAGTTGGCAAACCCTTCTGACTGGTTGGCCGGTCTCCACTGCTTCGTTAATCATCTCTCGATAATAAGGGGGCATTTTTTTCTCCGTGAGCATGAGAAGCAGGCAACGCCTGCTTCTCATGCTCTTAGGTCTAGGATTTTTTAGGGTAAACACAAGCGGTAAGTACGGGTTTCCAGTTCAACTGCCACTCGATATAGTCAATTTTGGCCATATCTTCCGGAGGGAGCTGAAGCGCCTCATGAATTTCTTCTCTGAAGCTGAAAATTGCGTTACGTGTATCATGATCCATCATTTTCGGATTATAGCTTTGAGCACTAGCGGTGTTCATGCTAAGCGGTGCTGTAGGTTTTTCATTTGACATATGAATTTTCCAAAATGGCACTCCCAACTTTTAGGAGTGGTTATGGGTAGAGTTTTAGCAAAAAGCGAACAACACATCTGTCAGGAGCCGAGGCCTCATTAGCAACCACGGGGACTACGCGACACTGCCGCATCGTCCTTTTCAAAGTTCTCTATTCAATTATCAAAGAACTTGGGTTTGATTCTTTCGACCCTAGCCTGTTTTATTAATTACTCTCATCCCGCCCTTCGCCGAGGATAGAGGGCAGACGACCTAGTTGATGGGATCAATTTGACGCGCCAGCATATATTTGACGATCTCAGCCTCAGAATAACGGACAAGACGAGCGCCAACCTTTACATATGGTAGGCCAGTCCTATTGAACCGCTGCTTCTGAAGGGTGCTTCTGCTTATGCCAGTACGCTCTTCAACCTGCTTTTCTGTGAGCCAACGATTTGGGCTGGGTTGGATATTTGCCACAGACACTTTCATCACCTCCTTTTCAAGATGTTGTTTGCATAGTAGCATCTGGTGCTTGCTAAAGCACTGTCATTTTACTTTCATTGGGATGGATGTTTGGATTTTTTTTTCATTTTATTACAGTATGTTATATAAATATAAACTTACAGTGAACTTACCTTCTCCCCTCCTGGAGCTTTAGCGCGCGGATGCGCTCCAAGGAAGAATGCATTTATCATTTCTGATGGCGTGTACCTGAGGATTTCAACGGCAAGGGGAACTTGTCGAGACTATACTGCCACGCATTTACTTATTTGATTGCCTAGGTTTTTGATAATTATAGTGATCTGTTACATCAAAAAACTTGGAGCTAGCGCGATGGGATATGCAAAATTTCTATTGGGGAAGCAGATTTGCGAAAAATTGAACATTCCATTGCTGAGGTTGGCGGAACTTTGCCACGCAGGAAAGTTGGCAGCCTATCATTTTGATGACGGGCGTCAGATTTTGGCTTCGAGTCAGTGCAACACAAGATTCAAGTATCCTGACAATACAATCTTCACGATAATTCCATCCAATGCCAACGCCATCATTGCAATCAGTACAAAAGCAGCTGAAGACTTTAGCGTATATGTCGATAGAAAAGTTAATTCTCCCGTTGAGCAAGATATTGATTTGCATTCCGGGAATGACTCCAAAGGAAAATATTTGTACAACGTTTTGATAGCAATGGATGAACAACGTTTGAAAAATATCAAAGGTATGAGGATGAAGTTTGATGATGGTGAATATATCGTTTATTGCAATGATCTGCGGAATAGTCCATTTCAACCTGATGTTATCCATGTATATAAAAATGAGAAGATATTTTTTGAACTGAATAAACAGGAATGTGAGATTGCTCTTGAATATCTTGAGTTAACTTTGCACAATAATTGTAATGTTTTGAATAAAGAATATTGTGGTGGAATAAAAAGGTGTATAACAAATCTATGCATAAAAAAAGAGCAAGACAGTTTTGGAAGCATTAAATATATTTTATATGAGTATAATATAGATATAATACAGATAGTATTTGAGAAAAATGTTCTCAATAGAGAATGTAAAAAATTTATAAATGTTGATAAAAATTGTAAATATACTTATGCACATCAATATCAGTACACTAGTGATTATTTTAATAAGGAAGATTTATCGTACTCAAATCCATTAAGTCATGAGGAAGATTTTTTTATTTTCAATTTTGATGAATACAAGAAGCGTTTCCATTTTTTTGATGATGAAGAGAAATCTCGGAAAGAGTTTTTCAATTACATAGAGAAGCTGATGTTTGATGAAAATGAGATTCGTAATGTTCTCGAATATGAAATAGAGAAAAAATTTATCTCTGATGACCCCAAACAGTACATGTTAGATCGGTGTAAAAGATTGCAAGAAATTTATATAAATGATGAAGACAATCTAAAAGTGATTAAGGCGTATATGCTGGCGATTGAGGGCCTTAGGTGGGCAGAGATAGATCAAGAAGTGTGGAAGCATAGCAAAGACGAAGATAATAGCAGAACCTTTGTAAGCCGAAAACTAAAGCGTTTTAGGAAGATATCCGAGGATAATAAGATCCCTTTTATTGCAGCGAAGCTATGGAAAGATAATAAGGAATCAATTGTAAAAAATATGCTCGAACAGCTAGCCACTTTTTACGCAGGGGAATGATGTTGGCCTTTAGATTGCCAGGAAAATCTTTTAGTGGGGAGGGCAGTTCTTTCTGGGGGGATTACCCTGGAATGGCTGTGGAGCAGGTTGAAAGTGTCAAAAAACGACCTAGGGAGGAATGCGTATCCTTGGCTTGGGTGGTAGACCCATATATTTTATTTTCGGTGGTGGTAGCCCGGTGGTAGCCCAACAGAAAAAGCCCTTACAGTGATTAGCTGTAAGGGCTTGATTTCTTTGGCTCCCCGAGACGGACTTGAACCGCCAACCTAGTGATTAACAGTCACCCGCTCTGCCAATTGAGCTATCGGGGATCGTTCAGGCAAGAAAGTGTTTACGGAAAATCCCGGGTAAGGTCAAGCAAAAAATGTAAATAATTTGAATCATATTTTTATAAGGCGCGTCAGCTTCTTTTCATACCGTTCAGCTTCGCTATAAATACAACCGCAATAGGGCTGGCGGTACAGCTCCATTTCCTTGGATCTATCAATGCCTTCCTGCCAGTCTTCGCGAAAATCCCTGTACACGAAATCAGGCCCGGTGCCGTCTGCGCACGCCAGGCGTTCTCCTGCCTGCCTGATGACCTCGTGAGGCTGATAGCGTGAATAGAGCAGGCTGCTGCTCACAAAAGCGAAGCCAAGCCGTCTGGCTGTGGCAAATGCCGCCTCAATGCGGCTTGAGCAGCAATACGTGCAACGTTGGGGCGCGGTATCTCGTCCTGCTACGGCGCGCAACCAGGATGTGATGTTCCAGCTGGCGTCATCATACAAAATGGGAATGCCCAGCCTTTCGGCGCATTCGCTCGCCGCATCCCTTCTGCGCAGGTATTCGGACAGGGGATGTATGTTGGGATTCATATACCAGGCTGTGACAGCAAAACCCTCATCAAGCAGCCGCGTGATCGGCATGACAGCGCAAGGGCCGCAACAAACGTGCAGCAGCAGGCTGCGCGCATCGCATTTGGGAGTAAATTCGTTCATATAGAGTTCGGGGGCGGCAGAGGGCATAGGCACAGGAAGGTGAGCTTCAGCAGCCTCCGGAAAGGCGGGCTTTCCGGAGGCTATAATTTGCGCGGTCTGTTAAGGTCGCACGGATATTTCCAGACATTTGCTGTAGGCCTGCTCCATTTCACGCAAACTGTCGCGCTTATGGTTGAGCAGATACAGGGCGAGCTCAGGCGAGGCGCTATAGATGCACTTTTCTTTGCTTTCTGCGCGCATCATGCGGCGTAGTTCCCGCAAAACCTGAAGGGCCTGCCATTCAAGATTGCGGCGCTGGCCCGTGCCGCCGCATGCGGGGCAGGGTTCCATCGTGATGGCCAGTGCCGACGAACCTGTGCGCTGGCGCACCAGTTCCAAAAGGCCAAATGAACTCATGCGGCCCACATCGTGCCGGGCGCGATCATTTTTCATGATGGTGCGCAGGGTTTTTTCCACTTCAATAACGTGCTTTTTGTCGCGCATTTCAATGAAGTCGATGACAACCTGCCCGCCGATATCGCGTAGCTTGAGGTGTCGGGCGATAGCTTCAGCGGCTTCCATATTTGTTTTATGGGCCATAGCTTCAAAGTTGCCCTTGCCGGAAATTTTGCCAGAGTTGATGTCAATGGCCATAAGAGCTTCGGTCTGGTCAAAGACCAGCCGCCCGCCTGACGGCAGCAAGACTTCACGGGTGTAGATCTGGTCCAGCTGGCGGCGCAGGTTGAAGCGTTCCCACATGGAAGTGCGCGCATCGCTGTGCAGACGCACCAGATCGCTTTTGCGGGGGAACAGCAGATTGACGGTTTCGCGAATGCTCTGGGCCACGTCTTCGTTGTCCACCCATATTTCGCCCACATCTTCCGTCAGATAGTCACGCACCGCGCGTTCGGACAGTCCCGGCTCCTGGTAGATAAGGGAAGGGGCCGTAACTTCAGTGGCTTTTTTGCGTATATCGCGCCAGACGCGCTTCAAATACTGCAGGTCGTTCTTGAGCGTCGTTTTGGTGGTGCCTGCGCTGACCGTGCGTACTATGACGCCCAGACCCTGGCCGGGATCAATACCGTTCATCATCTCGCGCAGGCGGGTGCGTTCTTCATCGTCGTCCACCTTGCGCGAAACCCCAATCTGTTCCTGTCCGGGGGTGAGCACAAGAAAACGCCCGGCAAGGGACAGCCATGTGGTCAAAAACGCGCCCTTGCTGCCCGTGGGCTCCTTTACAACCTGTACAAGCACTTCCTGTCCGGCTTTAAGCACCTTCTGGATTGGCGGAAATTTTTTGCCCTTGGCGGGCTCATGATGCGTCAGCCAGTACTCGGGATGAATTTCGTCAATCTGCAAGAAACCGTTCTTGCCAGCACCGTAGCTGACAAAAGCGGCCTGAAGATTTGTGTCGATATTATGGATGACGCCCTTATAGATATTACCCTTGATCTTGCGCTGGTGCAGCATATCCAGATAATATTCCAGCAACTGTCCGTCTTCTGTCAGAGCCACTTCGACCTGTTCGCCCGGCAGAACGCTGATGAACATGCGCCGACGTCCAGAGCCTGTCTCAGACTTTACCTTTCCCGCTACAGCTGCAGGAGCAGTTTTGTTGCTGGCAGGCCTGACAGCTTCGGACTTTCCTTTTTCTGAAGTATCGGCTGGCGATGGCGAGCGGGCCTGATCCGCTTCAGCCGTGGTCTGGCTCTGGCCGTTTTGTGCCACGGCGTCCTTTACATCGTCATCCGCAGCGTTGTCGGCAGATTGCATTTCGGCGGTATCGCCATTCTGCTCTTTTCTGCGGTTGCGCCCGCGTCCACCGCGGCGTCCGCGTCTATTCTTGCGGCGCGGGGCATCGCCGGAACCTTCAGTGTGTCCGTCTGCATCCTGCGAATCGGTCGTAGCTACAAGCGCAAGGGTTTCAGAGCCTGTAATGGCAAGAGATTCACGGCTGGTGATAGCCAGCTTTTCACCGGAAGCCAGAGCCAGTACCTCACTACTTGAGGTGGCTGTGGCAGTGAGCGAAAAAATCTGGTCTTCAAAAGCAGTTACAGGACTGACTGCCCGTGCGGCCTGAGAGGGCTTCTGACCCGCATTGGCAGGAGAATCGGGTACATTCTGGGGCTGGGCTGCATTAGCTGAGGCGGGGGAAGCAGGGGAAATTTTATTTTCAATATGTGCAGCAGGCTTTCCGGTGGAGCTTTGAGCAGCCGTTTTTTTGCGGGGGGCTGCGGTGCGCGCTCTGGTAGAAGGGCGGGGCTTGGGCGCGCCAGAAGACCTAGTGTCAGTTCCGGGGCCGCCAGCAGCGGTTTTGCCCAGTTCTGCGCTGGCAGGCTTGCCAGCAGCGCTCTTGGATGCATCGGGCTTGATGGCTTCTGTTTTGGCAACATCGGGCCTAGCCGGAGCTTTGGACTCATCGGCCTTGGGGGAGCGGCTCTTGGCGGCAACGCTCACGCCGGCAGGAGTTTTTTCCTGGGCGGCTGCCACCGAAGCTGTCTTGGCGCTTGCTTTTGCAGGGGCTGCGGTATCCTTGCCCGTTTTGGCCGTTGGCTTTCTACCGCGAGCGGCGGCTGGCTTGGCGGTATTTTTTTTGCCAGAGTCAGCAGTAACAGATGTTGAAGCATCGGCCTTGGGGGCAGAGGTCTTTTCCGCGCTTTTGGCTGTGGCTTTGTCCGCACTGGCAGTGGCAGGCTCTGCTGATTTTGCAGGTTTTACCGCTGCACCGGACACACTGCCTGGCTTTTCGGCCTTGGCTGTATCAGGCGTTGCGCTTTTTTTACTGGCAACTGCTTTGCCTGCTGGCCTTCTGGTAGCTTTGGCCGTGGTAGCTTTGGGCGCGGAGTCCGCACTGGCGGATGAAGAGGAATCCTTGGGAGATGTATTGGAAGCAGGGGAGGAGGGAGGCGAAGTTTTTTCCGCCTTTTTGGCAGATGCTGCGGGGGCAGTAGCTGTCTTTCCTCTGGCAGGGGTGCGTGTTTTGGGTTTTGAGGGTTTCGGGCTTGTTTCGCCTGAATTTTTGGTCTCTGTCACGGGGGTTTCTTGGTCTTTGGTCATGAACATCCTTTGTCTGCGGGGCGGGTTCGCCTCCACGAAAAATTTCAGCAGCATGCCTGAATTTCATGAGAAATTTACCGCAGCAGCACCGTGTGGCGCGCTTTTGCAGTAGGCATACTAGTCTGCTTGTTGGAGAGTACGTTTTTTTGAAAAATATGCAAGCTTTCCTGTGGAATGCGGGGGATGCAGGGCCGTCCGCACATGGCTAATACAAATATTTTTTTAGTTATTTCAAATACACTGCGCAGACTTTATTTGTCATAAAAAATACCGCCCGGTTTTGAATTCGGGCGGCATTTTTATATTCATGCTGGGGGGCAGGCGAGTCTGCCCTCTAATCTTCTTCAAGAACCTTGAGTTCTGCGGATAACTGGCCGGAGTTATAGCGCAAAAGTACATAACCGCCCTGAGCCAGAGCGCCGGGGTTAACAACAATGGTGCGCCCTACGCGGTCTACAGCCCGTGCTTCATGAATGTGACCGCACAGGCAGATGTCCGGCTGGGCTTCTTCAAGAAATTCGCGCACTGCTGTGGAGCCGA
It encodes:
- a CDS encoding Rne/Rng family ribonuclease; the protein is MTKDQETPVTETKNSGETSPKPSKPKTRTPARGKTATAPAASAKKAEKTSPPSSPASNTSPKDSSSSASADSAPKATTAKATRRPAGKAVASKKSATPDTAKAEKPGSVSGAAVKPAKSAEPATASADKATAKSAEKTSAPKADASTSVTADSGKKNTAKPAAARGRKPTAKTGKDTAAPAKASAKTASVAAAQEKTPAGVSVAAKSRSPKADESKAPARPDVAKTEAIKPDASKSAAGKPASAELGKTAAGGPGTDTRSSGAPKPRPSTRARTAAPRKKTAAQSSTGKPAAHIENKISPASPASANAAQPQNVPDSPANAGQKPSQAARAVSPVTAFEDQIFSLTATATSSSEVLALASGEKLAITSRESLAITGSETLALVATTDSQDADGHTEGSGDAPRRKNRRGRRGGRGRNRRKEQNGDTAEMQSADNAADDDVKDAVAQNGQSQTTAEADQARSPSPADTSEKGKSEAVRPASNKTAPAAVAGKVKSETGSGRRRMFISVLPGEQVEVALTEDGQLLEYYLDMLHQRKIKGNIYKGVIHNIDTNLQAAFVSYGAGKNGFLQIDEIHPEYWLTHHEPAKGKKFPPIQKVLKAGQEVLVQVVKEPTGSKGAFLTTWLSLAGRFLVLTPGQEQIGVSRKVDDDEERTRLREMMNGIDPGQGLGVIVRTVSAGTTKTTLKNDLQYLKRVWRDIRKKATEVTAPSLIYQEPGLSERAVRDYLTEDVGEIWVDNEDVAQSIRETVNLLFPRKSDLVRLHSDARTSMWERFNLRRQLDQIYTREVLLPSGGRLVFDQTEALMAIDINSGKISGKGNFEAMAHKTNMEAAEAIARHLKLRDIGGQVVIDFIEMRDKKHVIEVEKTLRTIMKNDRARHDVGRMSSFGLLELVRQRTGSSALAITMEPCPACGGTGQRRNLEWQALQVLRELRRMMRAESKEKCIYSASPELALYLLNHKRDSLREMEQAYSKCLEISVRP
- a CDS encoding helix-turn-helix transcriptional regulator, with product MLLCKQHLEKEVMKVSVANIQPSPNRWLTEKQVEERTGISRSTLQKQRFNRTGLPYVKVGARLVRYSEAEIVKYMLARQIDPIN
- a CDS encoding AAA family ATPase, translating into MPPYYREMINEAVETGQPVRRVCQLDCHYNVPASVPKMTIDTTARVAPSSRCCHGYPASLTPAPYTRAYLERFIDNWPARKQAHTTEKGIALAGKDSFSSAFNRAFSMSNVTNTYAPDDDLIKAAVFEALLEREASCQFASGSNANLHALLNIKESHGRESMTVSGELGPDNELRWALNHGRTTGRTWAKLLGIVYSLSHMDALATLANILSMSFDNLSKLSSDRHAVELNGGSRPIEDVPDTLHLPGLPTGSACAELMETRYIYGNAGQRIGAILRYQLNGSDFCLPATVGHGVLCVGKYKPTAHFLNQHLMDKHQFAKIIFCQDMRTALALERMLGEARGYDPEKFIVTAHLGTDLSVLPWNYFYGHEVVFIHAPTKKCMALVKLYKDYSAGAQAKSFRIYSGFLLHSQPGRDLIGHVEGITDAEEELLHKSVWLDTVERPTWLMEQVVKQGVSYDEFVAWGQSLNIFKGSHKTSKVSPTGQSYSLPTADPALTPPLAHSLDIVSLYHIIRPGSLVALVGPKGSGKTQFAMSVCRGGIYGNTTWPLFSGNGVSAGNVAYIDAETPYDEFCANQQQHGLTEVCGTRFFGLSRFDPHLPGFCNTFSLTDAVFREGLATYLLKNKCRVVVLDNLTALMGDGVHHGKAAETLLDWVKMLQSHGLCVVLVHHKTTDVGTPQHGVQARGSHLYTTLARTVITLVSSSEILNNSVAPKIAQTKAAQDGLTVGIRFDASKPAPVLDKKSFWLHLSFGASEWQFLAATGADGKEIEFAQVCSKPKVDLIVQDAPSINAPKSEDIAILDQLSSDEKSVYDMAKIAGTVKTADIAQELGCSDRKARNLTKKLRGTRTS
- a CDS encoding epoxyqueuosine reductase QueH, producing MNEFTPKCDARSLLLHVCCGPCAVMPITRLLDEGFAVTAWYMNPNIHPLSEYLRRRDAASECAERLGIPILYDDASWNITSWLRAVAGRDTAPQRCTYCCSSRIEAAFATARRLGFAFVSSSLLYSRYQPHEVIRQAGERLACADGTGPDFVYRDFREDWQEGIDRSKEMELYRQPYCGCIYSEAERYEKKLTRLIKI